The following proteins are co-located in the Gloeocapsa sp. PCC 7428 genome:
- a CDS encoding Fur family transcriptional regulator, protein MTVYTATSLKAELNDRGWRLTPQREIILHVFQELPKGEHLSAEDLYHHLDAQGEGISLSTIYRTLKLMARMGILRELELGEGHKHYELNQPYPYHHHHLICVRCNKTIEFKNDSILKIGTKTAQKEGYHLLDCQLTIHAVCPSCQRALLPL, encoded by the coding sequence ATGACTGTTTACACAGCTACCTCGCTCAAGGCGGAACTCAACGATCGTGGTTGGCGTTTAACTCCCCAGCGAGAAATTATTCTACACGTTTTTCAAGAGCTTCCCAAGGGCGAACATCTCAGTGCTGAAGATTTGTATCATCACTTAGATGCTCAAGGAGAAGGTATTAGTTTATCTACAATCTATCGGACGCTAAAACTAATGGCGCGGATGGGCATCCTCCGGGAATTAGAATTAGGCGAAGGACACAAGCACTATGAGCTAAACCAGCCATACCCCTATCACCATCATCACCTAATTTGCGTTCGTTGCAACAAAACAATCGAGTTTAAGAACGATTCCATTTTAAAAATTGGGACAAAAACCGCTCAGAAGGAAGGATATCACCTACTAGACTGTCAATTGACAATTCATGCGGTATGTCCTTCTTGTCAGAGGGCTTTGTTACCTTTGTAA
- a CDS encoding SH3 domain-containing protein has protein sequence MRWKNVSKFLLGISLAALILISGGVAAALYFLHRVTTPPPKPIFANDTAEVKARGSSPTAPTATTSSNTQSNTTTNTSQDSSATLAPGTYRARVTWAQGLSVRSEPNADAERIAGVGYNEEITVLETSSDNSWQRIRLENSEQEGWVKAGNVERIEE, from the coding sequence ATGCGCTGGAAGAATGTCAGTAAATTTTTACTCGGTATCAGTTTAGCTGCACTTATTTTGATTAGTGGTGGCGTAGCAGCAGCTTTGTACTTTCTGCATCGAGTAACAACACCTCCACCTAAACCAATTTTTGCCAATGATACCGCAGAAGTAAAAGCACGAGGCTCTTCTCCTACGGCGCCTACAGCTACAACGTCCTCGAATACTCAGTCGAATACCACGACAAATACAAGCCAAGACTCTTCCGCAACACTAGCCCCAGGAACATACAGGGCGCGAGTGACTTGGGCGCAAGGTTTGAGCGTACGCTCGGAACCCAATGCCGACGCGGAACGCATTGCTGGAGTAGGTTATAACGAAGAGATTACCGTTTTAGAAACAAGTTCTGATAACAGTTGGCAAAGAATCCGCTTAGAAAATAGCGAACAAGAAGGTTGGGTTAAAGCAGGTAACGTAGAAAGAATTGAAGAATAG
- a CDS encoding TIGR04283 family arsenosugar biosynthesis glycosyltransferase translates to MPGVSIIIPTLNEGSCLERTLRNLRLLEPPAQEVFVVDGGSEDQTITIAQQAGVKVIFSQGRGRSLQMNQGAAAATGEILCFLHADTLLPDDAIAVIEQTLKDQSIAGGGFISLMVGEHTTRWGISLHNYLKTYYAPLVFRPHLFFKGLRLLFGDQVMFCRRADFWTCGGFDSELPILEEADLCLKLVRCGRLRQVNRVVQSSDRRVARWGSLKATAIYVYIGFLWGFGVSAAYLKQFYEDVR, encoded by the coding sequence ATGCCTGGTGTCTCAATCATCATACCTACTTTGAATGAAGGAAGTTGTTTAGAACGTACCTTACGCAACCTTAGGCTGTTAGAACCTCCGGCGCAGGAAGTGTTCGTTGTTGATGGTGGAAGCGAAGATCAAACAATTACCATTGCGCAACAAGCTGGCGTAAAAGTGATTTTTTCGCAGGGGCGGGGGCGATCGCTGCAAATGAATCAAGGTGCAGCCGCAGCGACAGGGGAAATCTTGTGTTTTTTACACGCTGATACTTTATTGCCTGATGATGCGATCGCCGTGATTGAGCAAACTCTAAAAGATCAGAGTATTGCTGGCGGTGGTTTTATTTCTTTGATGGTAGGAGAACATACAACACGTTGGGGAATTTCCTTACATAACTATCTCAAAACTTACTACGCTCCTCTAGTCTTTCGACCGCATCTTTTTTTTAAAGGACTGCGGTTACTTTTTGGCGATCAGGTTATGTTTTGTCGTCGCGCTGATTTTTGGACTTGTGGCGGTTTTGATAGCGAACTTCCTATTTTAGAAGAAGCTGATTTATGCTTGAAACTTGTGCGCTGTGGGCGATTGCGTCAAGTAAATCGTGTTGTTCAAAGTTCAGATAGACGAGTAGCGCGTTGGGGTTCGCTCAAGGCAACAGCAATTTATGTTTATATTGGTTTTTTGTGGGGCTTTGGTGTTTCCGCAGCTTATTTAAAGCAGTTTTATGAAGATGTTCGTTAG
- a CDS encoding carbon dioxide-concentrating mechanism protein CcmK → MPAAVGMVEVKGLPPALAVADAMVKAARVTLVGYEKVSSARYTIIVRGDVAEVQTSVSAGVDSVRQVNTEEELLLSYHVIARPHENVETVLPIDYRQSVEQFRV, encoded by the coding sequence ATGCCAGCAGCAGTTGGTATGGTTGAAGTTAAGGGACTTCCCCCTGCTTTAGCAGTAGCAGATGCCATGGTGAAAGCTGCTCGTGTAACCTTAGTTGGTTATGAAAAAGTTAGCAGTGCTCGATATACGATTATTGTCAGAGGGGATGTTGCGGAAGTACAAACCTCGGTTTCGGCGGGAGTTGATTCGGTTAGGCAAGTTAACACTGAAGAAGAGTTATTACTTTCCTATCATGTTATTGCTCGTCCTCACGAAAATGTCGAGACTGTATTGCCGATTGACTACAGACAATCCGTAGAGCAGTTCCGCGTTTAG
- a CDS encoding rhodanese-like domain-containing protein: MHKFLGIIPMPPPLKAQSLVYDLKTRLDWGDPALTIIDVRDRNEYNYSHILGAIPIPLAELTDRTLSTLELTRDIYIYGETDEETALAADKLRAVGYHNVSQIRGGVAAWKAVGYPVESIVQILSI, encoded by the coding sequence ATGCACAAATTTTTGGGAATTATTCCCATGCCACCACCCTTAAAAGCTCAATCACTTGTTTATGACTTGAAAACAAGGTTAGATTGGGGAGATCCAGCATTAACAATTATCGACGTGCGCGATCGCAATGAGTATAACTATAGTCACATTTTAGGAGCCATTCCCATACCACTCGCAGAGTTGACAGACCGGACTTTATCTACTCTAGAACTCACACGCGATATTTATATCTACGGCGAAACTGACGAGGAAACTGCACTAGCAGCGGATAAGTTGCGCGCCGTGGGATACCACAATGTCTCACAAATACGCGGTGGTGTTGCGGCTTGGAAAGCAGTTGGCTATCCTGTTGAATCTATCGTACAGATATTATCAATTTAG